From the genome of Sulfurovum sp. NBC37-1, one region includes:
- a CDS encoding PAS domain-containing protein, whose protein sequence is MTRPDPVDQEYEFEKGLIVSSTDLKGIITYANRTFCNIAGYTKQELTGKNHNIVRHPDMPKAAFKELWETIKVGKEWTGIVKNIRKDGKYYWVYSHITPIMDKEGKIIGYTAARKPATTAEIDEVVPVYKALIEEENK, encoded by the coding sequence ATGACAAGACCTGATCCTGTAGATCAAGAATATGAATTTGAAAAAGGTTTGATTGTAAGCTCCACGGACCTCAAAGGTATCATCACTTATGCCAACCGTACATTCTGCAACATTGCCGGCTACACCAAACAGGAACTGACTGGAAAAAACCATAATATCGTCCGGCACCCGGACATGCCCAAAGCTGCTTTCAAAGAGTTATGGGAGACGATAAAAGTGGGAAAAGAGTGGACAGGTATCGTTAAAAATATCAGGAAAGACGGTAAATACTACTGGGTCTATTCACATATTACACCTATCATGGACAAGGAAGGTAAGATCATAGGATATACAGCTGCAAGAAAACCTGCAACCACTGCTGAAATTGATGAGGTCGTTCCAGTCTATAAAGCACTAATCGAAGAAGAAAACAAGTAA
- a CDS encoding Hpt domain-containing protein — protein sequence MYYITNQNGQIIAASNDLLISLEVKSIDILYKQIALDAIELIPDSDSITIKTPLNEIHYKMEKETLSSILGTMTLIHITTESSTKNTLEEEILSVDKEIPKDDSLLLDDEVLFDVKEEPEEEKSEITSKAETTVEDLENEVLFGVKEESEEEKSEITSKAETVEDHDELFDLILPSKTEETINKIDNPEVSEKTSEPIYIDVDKISQSIGISSDDYNTFLTEYIDTALSLEKDLRSDEKNKRTAASHTLFHLSNVLRLPIVTDIIEQLKYTEAEDSESIIQDYYNTLSRLTIVIPETETAETKVSVAREESKPEHLKSFGTIDLSDVKPVHFDFQVGEAANELSLPAELIEEFIHDFIKQAHEETDKMLKAYEKGDLETIQKIGHLLKGTASNLRINPLADTLYEIQFCNDSSQLEQLIKEYWAHFLAFETQFKLTSNKGN from the coding sequence ATGTACTACATAACAAACCAAAACGGTCAAATCATCGCTGCAAGTAATGATCTGTTAATTTCACTGGAAGTTAAAAGTATCGATATACTTTACAAACAGATTGCACTCGATGCCATTGAACTTATACCTGACTCTGACAGTATCACTATCAAAACCCCTCTTAATGAAATACACTATAAGATGGAAAAAGAAACTCTTTCGAGTATCCTTGGTACAATGACCTTGATTCATATTACAACTGAGTCATCTACCAAAAACACATTAGAAGAAGAGATCCTTTCAGTTGACAAAGAGATACCAAAGGATGATTCTTTACTACTTGATGATGAAGTACTTTTCGATGTTAAAGAAGAACCGGAAGAAGAAAAAAGCGAAATTACCTCTAAAGCTGAAACAACTGTAGAAGATCTTGAAAATGAAGTACTTTTCGGTGTTAAAGAAGAATCTGAAGAAGAAAAAAGCGAAATTACCTCTAAAGCTGAAACAGTAGAGGATCATGATGAGCTCTTCGATCTCATTCTACCAAGTAAAACAGAAGAGACAATCAACAAAATAGATAATCCAGAGGTTTCAGAAAAAACTTCTGAACCTATTTATATAGATGTAGACAAGATCTCTCAAAGTATAGGTATATCTTCAGATGATTATAATACCTTCCTTACAGAATATATCGATACGGCTCTCTCTTTGGAAAAAGATCTTAGAAGTGATGAGAAGAATAAACGTACAGCAGCATCACATACTCTTTTTCATCTCTCCAATGTATTACGTCTCCCTATAGTGACAGATATCATCGAACAACTTAAGTATACTGAGGCTGAAGATAGTGAAAGTATTATCCAGGATTATTACAATACACTAAGTAGACTGACTATAGTCATACCTGAAACAGAGACTGCAGAGACAAAAGTATCTGTAGCCAGGGAAGAGAGCAAACCTGAACACCTTAAGAGCTTTGGAACCATCGATCTCTCAGATGTTAAGCCGGTCCATTTTGACTTCCAGGTAGGAGAGGCGGCCAATGAGCTTAGTCTTCCCGCAGAACTTATCGAAGAATTCATTCATGATTTCATTAAGCAGGCACACGAAGAGACAGACAAAATGCTTAAAGCATATGAAAAAGGTGACCTGGAGACTATTCAGAAAATCGGACACCTGCTCAAAGGTACAGCAAGTAACCTGCGTATCAATCCACTTGCAGATACCCTCTATGAAATACAGTTCTGTAACGACAGCAGCCAACTTGAACAACTGATCAAAGAGTATTGGGCACACTTTCTTGCTTTTGAAACCCAATTCAAGCTTACTTCAAATAAAGGAAATTAA
- the uvrC gene encoding excinuclease ABC subunit UvrC → MISTVRSLPNSPGVYQYFDDKDKLLYVGKAKSLKNRIKSYWRFTPTFIPNPGQSPRIIKMLHEAVRLDYIIVESEEDALILENSLIKQLKPKYNILLRDDKTYPYIYIDESEAYPRFEITRKVVKGKDITYYGPFPSGGRALLDALYEVFPLVQKKSCLREGKACLFYQIKKCLAPCEGKVSKDAYAEIVKEAKQAITKRSILTKTLQEKMQKLAVQERFEEAAALRDSIEAISSLHISSNIDLANQMDLDIFAILNGDERGVIVKLFMRNGKIISSAYSYFRHTHIFDCNEAYRQALLEFYTIDTPYVSKEILTAHHFEDALQVARTLSSRFEKKISIETPQRGPKAKLAKLALQNCKELLKKKDNDTIMEQKIADLLELSTIPYRVESFDNSHMMGAATVGGMVVWDEGKWDKHSYRRYELHARDEYGQMKEMLTRRIADFKTQPAPDLWILDGGQANLNLALSLLKDAQINLDVIAIAKEKLDAKAHRAKGAAKDILYTAARIIELKPNDKRLHWIQRQRDEAHRYAIAYHQNKKRKEDTQVSLLNKKGIGKATVKKLIDYFGTFDAIESATAEEIEKVTNKKISHIIKNNNSEM, encoded by the coding sequence ATGATATCCACGGTTAGATCACTGCCGAATTCCCCCGGTGTCTATCAGTATTTTGACGACAAGGATAAGCTGCTCTATGTCGGAAAAGCCAAAAGCCTCAAGAACCGCATTAAGAGCTACTGGCGTTTTACACCGACATTCATTCCAAACCCCGGCCAGAGTCCCCGCATCATCAAAATGCTGCATGAAGCCGTACGCCTTGATTATATCATCGTAGAAAGTGAAGAGGATGCCCTGATCCTGGAGAATTCTCTGATCAAACAGCTCAAACCCAAATACAACATCCTGCTTCGCGACGACAAAACCTATCCCTACATCTATATTGACGAATCAGAGGCCTATCCCCGTTTTGAAATCACCCGAAAAGTGGTCAAAGGCAAAGACATCACCTACTACGGTCCCTTCCCAAGCGGTGGCAGAGCCCTGCTCGACGCCCTCTACGAAGTCTTTCCGCTTGTACAGAAAAAATCCTGCCTTCGGGAGGGGAAAGCCTGCCTCTTCTACCAGATCAAAAAGTGCCTGGCTCCCTGTGAAGGCAAAGTCTCGAAGGATGCCTATGCCGAGATCGTTAAAGAAGCAAAACAGGCGATCACCAAACGCAGTATACTTACTAAAACACTGCAGGAGAAGATGCAAAAACTTGCCGTACAGGAGCGCTTTGAAGAAGCTGCCGCCCTGCGCGACAGTATAGAAGCAATCTCTTCCCTGCACATCTCCTCGAATATCGATCTTGCCAATCAGATGGATCTGGATATCTTTGCCATCCTCAACGGTGACGAACGTGGGGTCATTGTCAAGCTCTTCATGCGCAACGGAAAGATCATCTCGAGTGCCTACAGCTACTTCAGGCATACGCATATTTTTGACTGCAACGAGGCATACAGACAGGCACTGCTGGAATTTTACACCATCGACACTCCCTATGTCAGCAAAGAGATACTTACCGCACACCACTTTGAAGATGCCCTCCAGGTCGCCCGGACGCTCAGCAGCCGTTTTGAAAAAAAGATCAGTATTGAAACACCGCAGAGAGGTCCCAAGGCAAAACTGGCAAAACTGGCCCTCCAGAACTGTAAGGAACTCTTGAAGAAAAAAGACAATGACACGATCATGGAACAAAAGATAGCCGATCTGCTGGAACTCTCAACCATCCCATACCGCGTTGAGAGCTTTGACAATTCCCATATGATGGGTGCCGCTACGGTAGGAGGAATGGTTGTATGGGATGAAGGAAAATGGGACAAACACTCCTACAGGCGCTACGAACTGCATGCACGGGATGAATATGGCCAGATGAAAGAGATGCTCACTCGGCGCATAGCCGACTTCAAGACACAGCCTGCTCCGGATCTATGGATACTCGACGGGGGACAGGCCAACCTCAATCTTGCACTCTCCCTCCTCAAAGACGCACAGATAAACCTGGATGTCATCGCCATCGCCAAAGAAAAACTCGATGCCAAGGCCCATCGTGCCAAAGGGGCAGCCAAAGACATTCTTTACACGGCAGCCAGAATTATCGAACTCAAACCCAACGACAAACGCCTGCACTGGATCCAGCGACAGCGTGACGAGGCACACCGCTATGCCATTGCCTACCACCAGAACAAAAAGCGCAAAGAAGATACACAGGTCTCACTTCTAAACAAAAAAGGGATCGGCAAGGCAACCGTGAAGAAACTCATAGATTATTTCGGTACATTCGACGCGATTGAAAGTGCCACTGCGGAAGAGATAGAGAAAGTTACAAATAAGAAAATTTCCCATATTATCAAAAATAATAATAGTGAAATGTGA